From one Ammospiza nelsoni isolate bAmmNel1 chromosome 14, bAmmNel1.pri, whole genome shotgun sequence genomic stretch:
- the MTHFS gene encoding 5-formyltetrahydrofolate cyclo-ligase: MEPAGDGGAMAAALRAAKQQLRAELRQRLRALSAAEKQRQSRLLGRKVIDHPKYQESKRIAIFLSMPDEVQTEEIIKDIFKQGKECFIPRYKPQSNHMDMLKLSSAEDMSSLALTSWNILQPSDDDTAREEALAGGGLDLIFMPGLGFDKKGNRLGRGKGYYDTYLERCMKHPRGKPYTIALAFREQICESVPVTENDVPIDEILYEDC; the protein is encoded by the exons ATGGAGCCGGCCGGGGACGGCGGCGCGATGGCGGCGGCGCTGAGGGCGGCCAAGCAGCAGCTGCGGGCGGAGCTGCGGCAGCGCCTGCGGGCGCTCAGCGCGGCCGAGAAGCAGCGCCAGTCCCGGCTGCTCGGGCGCAAG GTGATTGACCATCCCAAGTACCAAGAATCCAAAAGAATTGCAATCTTCCTGAGCATGCCAGATGAAGTCCAGACAGAAGAAATCATTAAGGACATTTTTAAGCAAGGCAAGGAGTGTTTCATCCCCCGTTACAAACCTCAGAGCAATCACATGGACATGCTGAAGTTATCATCAGCTGAAGACATGTCTTCACTTGCTTTGACATCCTGGAATATTCTTCAGCCCAGTGATGATGACACTGCAAGAGAGGAAGCTCTTGCTGGTG gAGGTCTTGACCTTATCTTCATGCCAGGCCTTGGGTTTGACAAAAAAGGCAACAGAttgggaagagggaaaggatATTATGATACCTATCTTGAAAGATGTATGAAACATCCCCGTGGAAAGCCTTACACGATTGCTTTGGCTTTTAGAGAACAGATTTGTGAATCAGTGCCTGTGACAGAAAATGATGTTCCAATAGATGAAATCCTTTATGAAGACTGCTGA